Proteins from a genomic interval of Lycium ferocissimum isolate CSIRO_LF1 chromosome 2, AGI_CSIRO_Lferr_CH_V1, whole genome shotgun sequence:
- the LOC132047184 gene encoding RING-H2 finger protein ATL46-like, with protein sequence MICSFAEVGSQRWVSRHTHLKSSWIQHQKDGVFTYPPPLFPTSPPFSESSNFHKEPNTSSSSPSGNKISPAVLFIIVILAVLFFISGLLHLLVRFLIKHPSSASSQSNGYPEVSTSDALQRQLQQLFHLHDSGLDQAFIDALPVFMYKEVVGVGPKEPFDCAVCLCEFTEKDKLRLLPTCSHAFHINCIDTWLLSNSTCPLCRGTLFNPGFPVENPMFDYDEPREDDGDAQKTIEIEEVAVAKATFPVRLGKFRKLNDGARGGGEGEEVGESSSSNLDARRCFSMGSYEYVVGDVNLEVALSNEQKTNNMNQANLAEHDPNEGKKIGIGTKTDSYSVSKIWLWSKKGKFASSSDCQMDDQPPSMDLPWLRRTEGM encoded by the coding sequence ATGATTTGTTCATTTGCTGAAGTTGGGTCACAAAGATGGGTTTCTAGGCATACCCATTTGAAAAGTTCTTGGATTCAACATCAAAAAGATGGTGTCTTTACATATCCCCCTCCTCTATTTCCCACATCTCCTCCATTTAGTGAAAGTTCTAATTTTCACAAAGAACCAAacacttcttcttcatccccatctGGAAACAAAATTAGTCCAGCTGTTCTTTTCATTATAGTAATATTAGCTGTCCTATTTTTCATATCTGGTTTACTCCACTTGCTAGTTAGATTTCTTATCAAACACCCTTCTTCAGCATCATCTCAGTCTAATGGATATCCTGAAGTTTCTACTTCAGATGCTTTACAAAGACAGTTACAGCAGCTTTTTCATTTACATGACTCTGGTTTGGATCAAGCATTTATTGATGCATTACCTGTCTTTATGTATAAAGAGGTTGTGGGTGTGGGTCCTAAAGAGCCCTTTGATTGTGCTGTTTGTTTGTGTGAATTTACTGAGAAGGATAAATTGAGATTGCTCCCTACTTGTAGCCATGCTTTCCATATCAACTGCATTGATACTTGGCTTCTCTCAAACTCTACATGCCCCCTTTGTCGAGGAACTCTTTTCAATCCCGGGTTTCCCGTTGAAAATCCAATGTTTGATTACGACGAGCCACGAGAAGATGATGGGGATGCTCAAAAGACAATTGAAATAGAGGAAGTTGCAGTTGCTAAAGCAACATTTCCCGTGAGACTTGGTAAGTTCCGGAAATTGAATGATGGGGCCCGTGGGGGAGGGGAAGGAGAAGAAGTAGGAGAGAGCAGCAGTAGTAATTTGGATGCAAGAAGGTGTTTTTCAATGGGTTCATATGAGTATGTGGTTGGTGATGTTAATCTTGAGGTAGCTTTAAGCAACGAGCAAAAGACGAATAATATGAATCAAGCCAATTTGGCAGAGCATGATCCTAATGAGGGGAAAAAGATAGGAATTGGGACAAAAACAGATAGTTATTCTGTTTCCAAGATTTGGCTTTGGTCGAAAAAAGGCAAATTTGCGAGTTCTTCAGACTGCCAAATGGATGATCAACCTCCTAGTATGGACTTACCATGGCTTAGAAGAACTGAAGGCATGTAG